One stretch of Cryptosporidium parvum Iowa II chromosome 3, whole genome shotgun sequence DNA includes these proteins:
- a CDS encoding Cca1p, tRNA adenylyltransferase: protein MSTLSKRKLYITSGDYEDFILEKKIKREIDYSKIFVELNEAENELFKLLIEYTKSSNLKTIVRVAGGWVRDKILRFIYLNSAKNKDSCADNDEEQASTFKKDIDIALDNISGKDFAIGFNRWLQSHHNYPAHNVGIINRDPDKSKHLETATLAWNEISIDFVGLRSETYTLESRIPIITLGTAEEDAFRRDFTINSMFYNLNERKIEDLTCKGIEDLYNGIIRTPLDPMKTFIDDPLRALRAFRFTSRLHFRVDEELLSACKDKSIHDALQAKISRERVGTEVHEMISNKYTGNPAIGLRLIINSNLVDSVFKFPDNEVIYSFINDSEYHCFSNFGDWYSPGPYLVELTHRIIEILTSNNLSGCLNNSFDYKKLDIIRKLLYIDQESNWGVSTYFSFLLPLFHHYFKNEKNKEIPLVKYIISNSLKLSNKIANSVMQLFDSLLKIIHRVVKLDSLNELANSTLAENSNRDKLKVDVYSKDFLKSIGDSFFPEIWNFYCNYFKCCLEKWSLTNIHASSEYKRDQQSCKFLQRRVELGIFVYFTGNLWLEMLIALFSLDIICNKRSSTHNIGCWSDSELLESLNFHPYMELIKEILEIKMATFYNFRNPVDGKMIQKHFPELQKGPKYKFIINLSLLWFLAFSQEPETPNTTEVAKCMEFITENFKEVILDSKPI from the coding sequence aaaagaaaactttATATTACTTCGGGAGACTACGAGGACTTTATtttggagaaaaaaattaagagGGAAATTGATTATAgcaaaatatttgttgaattaaatgaagCAGAAAACGAGTTATTTAAACTTCTCATTGAATATACGAAATCGAGCAACTTAAAGACAATAGTGAGAGTTGCAGGGGGGTGGGTTAGAGATAAGATCCTAAGATTTATTTACTTAAATAGtgcaaaaaataaagatagtTGTGCGGATAATGACGAAGAACAAGCTTCTACATTTAAGAAAGATATAGATATAGCACTAGACAATATATCTGGTAAGGATTTTGCAATCGGGTTCAATAGATGGTTGCAGAGCCACCACAACTACCCTGCACATAATGTGGGGATAATTAACAGAGATCCAGACAAGAGCAAGCACTTGGAGACTGCTACACTTGCTTGGAATGAAATTAGTATCGATTTTGTTGGATTGAGATCAGAAACCTATACTTTAGAAAGTAGAATCCCAATAATTACTCTCGGTACCGCTGAAGAAGATGCTTTTCGTAGAGATTTTACAATAAATAGCATGttttataatttgaatgaaaGGAAAATCGAAGACTTGACATGTAAAGGGATTGAAGACTTATATAACGGAATAATTAGAACTCCGCTGGATCCGATGAAAACCTTCATAGATGATCCTCTCAGGGCATTAAGGGCTTTCAGGTTTACTTCTAGGTTACACTTTAGGGTTGATGAGGAGCTATTGAGCGCATGTAAGGATAAATCTATTCACGATGCATTGCAGGCCAAGATAAGCAGAGAAAGAGTAGGAACAGAAGTTCACGAGATGATTTCTAATAAGTATACTGGGAATCCTGCTATAGGCCTTcgattaataattaattccaatttgGTTGATTCTGTGTTCAAATTCCCAGATAATGAGGTAATATACAGctttattaatgattcaGAGTACCATtgtttttcaaattttggaGATTGGTATTCCCCAGGACCATACTTGGTTGAATTAACTCATAGAATTATTGAGATATTAACTTCAAACAATTTAAGTGGCTGTCTTAATAACTCGTTTGATTATAAAAAACTAGATATCATTAGAAAGttattatatattgatCAAGAATCAAATTGGGGGGTTTCTacatatttttctttcttacTTCCTCTTTTCCATCATTACTTtaagaatgaaaaaaataaagaaatacCATTAGTCAAATACATTAtctcaaattcattaaagCTTTCAAACAAAATTGCCAATTCAGTAATGCAGTTATTcgattctttattaaaaataattcacaGAGTTGTGAAATTGGACTCTTTAAATGAGTTAGCAAACTCAACTCTAGCAGAAAACAGTAATAGAGACAAGCTTAAGGTTGATGTTTACTCCAAAGATTTCTTAAAATCTATCGGAGACTCGTTTTTTCCAgaaatttggaatttctactgcaattatttcaaatgtTGCTTGGAAAAATGGAGCTTAACTAATATTCATGCATCTAGTGAATATAAGCGGGATCAACAAAGTTGCAAGTTTCTGCAAAGAAGGGTTGAACTTGGAATCTTTGTGTATTTTACCGGTAATCTTTGGCTTGAAATGTTAATTGCTTTATTTTCACTGGATAtaatttgtaataaaaGATCATCCACGCACAACATAGGATGCTGGTCAGATTCTGAGCTCTTAGAGTCACTTAACTTTCATCCATATATGGAGcttattaaagaaattcttgaaattaaaatggCAACTTTTTACAATTTTAGAAATCCTGTAGATGGAaaaatgattcaaaaaCATTTTCCAGAACTCCAAAAAGGACCAAAATATAAGTTTATTATAAATCTCAGTCTTTTGTGGTTTTTGGCTTTTTCACAAGAACCAGAAACCCCAAACACTACAGAAGTTGCCAAGTGCATGGAATTTATAACTgaaaatttcaaagaagTCATATTAGACTCTAAGCCTATTTAA
- a CDS encoding prolyl 4-hydroxylase alpha subunit homolog, 2-oxoglutarate-dependent dioxygenase codes for MGNYSKYLSIVKEKDMVDEEKVIASFVHEKDPSVDTKNITRQKVPGFPYAEIWDNVFSEDECKEMIASLEKSGEFSFWNPGHSSKKSYRNVDTIEGNMYLLSKFIWERIKNIFNYHEFEINENDSYSEEDNIGKWKSIGIYEKMFFGRYRDGGHFGPHTDCSVCIDTNTRTLWTVLVYLNTIPEEGGGATSFVDESQKTQKRFIDESGRERTNPNNVITRVQPRAGRIVTFFIADMHEGEPLCAGYTKYILRTDILYRRVNPILTSEADQRAYILWLKGKDLTYRGKMDEANEIFKQVSEISPELATKFNCLC; via the coding sequence ATGGGAAATTactcaaaatatttgtCAATTGTGAAGGAAAAGGATATGGTTGACGAAGAAAAGGTAATAGCTAGCTTCGTGCATGAGAAAGATCCGAGCGTCgatacaaaaaatataacTAGACAAAAGGTACCAGGGTTTCCATATGCAGAAATTTGGGACAATGTATTCTCAGAAGATGAATGTAAGGAAATGATAGCATCTCTTGAGAAAAGTGgagaattttctttttggaATCCGGGACATTCCTCTAAGAAAAGCTATAGAAATGTGGATACAATTGAGGGTAATATGTATTTACTATCTAAATTCATTTGGGAAAGAATCAAGAACATTTTTAATTACCATGAATTcgaaataaatgaaaatgatagCTATAGCGAGGAAGATAATATTGGGAAATGGAAATCTATTGGAATATATGAAAAAATGTTTTTTGGGAGATACCGTGATGGAGGCCACTTTGGGCCCCATACAGATTGTTCAGTCTGTATAGATACAAATACTCGCACTCTTTGGACAGTTTTAGTATACTTAAACACAATTCCAGAAGAAGGAGGCGGTGCTACTTCATTTGTAGATGAATCTCAAAAGACACAGAAACGATTTATTGACGAATCTGGCCGAGAGAGAACAAACCCAAATAATGTTATTACTAGAGTACAGCCAAGAGCAGGTAGAATAGTAACTTTCTTTATTGCAGATATGCACGAAGGCGAGCCTTTGTGTGCTGGATATACTAAGTATATTTTAAGAACAGACATACTTTATAGGAGAGTGAACCCTATACTGACTAGTGAGGCAGATCAAAGGGCGTATATTCTATGGTTAAAGGGAAAAGATTTGACTTATAGAGGAAAGATGGACGAAGCAAACGAAATTTTCAAACAGGTGTCGGAAATATCTCCTGAACTCGCaacaaaatttaattgtttaTGTTAA